One window from the genome of Nicotiana tomentosiformis chromosome 5, ASM39032v3, whole genome shotgun sequence encodes:
- the LOC138892407 gene encoding uncharacterized protein codes for MANNDTLSFQYPRLTKDNYEKWCLHRGYAKPDNEEVLPQNEKDALAKTRKKDQQTLTLIHQYLDDAIFEKVADATTSKKAWEILQNSLQGVDKVRKVKLQTLRIDFEVLKIKESEYISNYCSKVKAIINQLRKYEEDIEDVRVIENILCTLTPKLDFVVCAIEESEDLDSMLVEQLEGSLQAHEEKIKKRQEVPLEQLLKNSGIL; via the exons ATGGCAAATAATGATACACTGTCTTTTCAGTACCCtcgtctcacaaaagataattatgagaaatggtgtctac ATAGAGGGTATGCAAAACCCGATAATGAGGAAGTTCTAcctcaaaatgaaaaagatgccttggcaaagacaaggaagaaggatcaacaaaCCCTCACGCTCATCCACCAATATTTGGATGATGCCATATTTGAGAAGGtggcagatgctaccacctcaaagaaagcttgggagattttacaaaattctcttcaaggagttgacaaggtgaggaaggtaaaacttcaaactctaaggattgactttgaagttttaaaaataaaagaatctGAATACATTtcaaattattgttcaaaagtgaaggctattatAAATCAATTAAGAAAATACGAGGAAGACATAGAAGATGTCCGTGTGATAGAAAATATCCTTTGCACTTTAACACCTAAACttgattttgtggtgtgtgctattgaggagtctGAAGATTTAGACTCTATGCTGGTGGAGCAATTGGAGGGTTCTTTACAGGCCCACGAAGAAAAGATCAAAAAAAGACAAGAAGTACCActggagcaacttcttaaaaactcaggcatcctttaa
- the LOC104087677 gene encoding strigolactone esterase D14, whose protein sequence is MVILHSTKMKARIVGSGKETIILAHGYGGDQSVWDKILPKLMSNYQILLFDWSFSGAVKDQSLFDSEKYSSYEAFADDLIALADEMKLDSSIFVGHSMSGIIGCIASIKRPNLFNRLILVASSPRFINLEDYVGGFEIADMEQMFQNIEENYGDWSSGFARIAVDPSDPPSVEKFEKCLKRMGVEVALPLAKTVFLSDYRGILEKVVTPCTIIQSKIDFAVPNSVATFMHTNIKGESTVEIINTRGHFPQLTAHEQFLNVIHRILTS, encoded by the exons atGGTGATATTGCATAGCACAAAGATGAAAGCAAGAATAGTAGGGTCAGGAAAAGAAACGATAATTCTGGCACATGGGTATGGAGGAGACCAGTCTGTTTGGGATAAAATATTGCCCAAACTCATGTCTAATTACCAGATTCTCCTCTTTGACTGGAGCTTTTCTGGTGCTGTTAAAGATCAAAGTCTTTTTGACTCTGAGAAATACTCCTCCTATGAAGCTTTTGCTGATGACTTAATAGCTCTCGCGGATGAAATGAAGTTGGATTCTTCAATTTTTGTGGGTCATTCCATGTCTGGCATCATTGGTTGCATTGCTTCTATCAAAAGACCGAATCTCTTCAACAGGCTCATCCTTGTTGCATCTTCTCCCAG GTTCATTAACTTGGAAGATTATGTAGGAGGTTTCGAAATAGCAGATATGGAGCAGATGTTTCAAAACATTGAGGAGAACTACGGCGATTGGAGTTCAGGCTTTGCTCGTATAGCTGTGGATCCAAGTGATCCTCCCTCTGTTGAGAAATTCGAGAAATGTTTGAAAAGAATGGGAGTTGAAGTTGCATTGCCTTTGGCAAAAACAGTTTTTCTCAGTGATTATCGAGGCATTCTTGAAAAGGTTGTCACCCCGTGTACCATAATTCAGAGCAAGATTGATTTTGCTGTTCCAAATTCAGTTGCTACCTTCATGCACACCAACATCAAGGGAGAATCAACGGTCGAGATCATCAACACTCGAGGCCATTTCCCTCAGCTCACTGCGCATGAACAATTCCTTAATGTAATTCATAGAATCTTAACTTCTTAG